From a region of the Gossypium raimondii isolate GPD5lz chromosome 10, ASM2569854v1, whole genome shotgun sequence genome:
- the LOC105777515 gene encoding tRNase Z TRZ3, mitochondrial, with the protein MRYVSPNLRLLFSPPLRPTLSVPLFISKPNPKPFSFSTILASSSSKRPRSFSNLSRRSNSTFKDRKGGGRDMTMEETTGQSKDSSSSFGLNKRRAEGRDKSDRPKKNPQLKERKLNPTNTIAYVQILGTGMDTQDTSPSVLLFFDKQRFIFNAGEGLQRFCTEHKVKLSKIDHIFLSRVCSETAGGLPGLLLTLAGMGEEGYSVKIWGPSDLNFLVGAMKSFIPHATMVHTQSFGQSPISDAAENVTAPIKASDPIVLVKDEVVKISAILLQPHCLQQSQIKPGEMSVLYICELPELMGKFDPKKAAALGLKAGPKYSELQHGKSVKSDRLDIMVHPADVMDPPVPGPIVILVDCPTESHLQELLSIECLNGYYTDVSSHLTESTKMVNCVIHLSPASVVSSPNYQKWMKKFGSAQHIMAGHGKKTLEVPILKSSARVTSRLNYLCPQFFPASGFLSLQHLNYSTSDDISSSEGPTLKICESIPAENLLKFTLRPYAQLGLDRSHIPTPMGQSQVVDELHLEIPEIADAAQHVREFWQELKESREVLPTSNDNGVMIEEPWLTEDTLPGCLENIRRDDLEIVLLGTGSSQPSKYRNVSSVYINLFSKGSLLLDCGEGTLGQLKRRYGVDGADKAIRNLKCVWISHIHADHHTGLARVLALRRGLLKGVPHEPLLVIGPRQLKRYLDAYQRLEDLDMQFLDCRSTTKASWDTFVRDGASNNDGSSPQSPRHSNAKNESMQEINQTLFAKGSRMQSYLWQPGSPVDHSAAYPFLKSLKKMLGEAGLEALISFPVVHCPQAFGIVLEAAERVNSVGKVIPGWKIVYSGDTRPCPELVDACRGATVLIHEATFEDGLVDEAIARNHSTTKEAIEVGNSAGAYRIVLTHFSQRYPKIPVFDETHMHKTCIAFDMMSINIADLPVLPKVLPYLKLLFRNEVAVDESDDILDALV; encoded by the exons ATGCGATATGTTTCTCCGAATTTGCGCCTCCTCTTCTCTCCTCCTTTAAGACCCACTCTTTCTGTCCCTCTCTTCATctctaaacccaatccaaaacCCTTCtccttctccactatcctcGCTTCTTCTTCCTCAAAACGACCACGTTCCTTTTCCAATCTTTCCAGAAGAAGTAACAGCACTTTCAAAGACCGTAAAGGTGGAGGCAGAGATATGACTATGGAGGAAACAACTGGGCAGTCAAAGgactcttcttcttcttttgggCTTAATAAAAGAAGGGCTGAAGGTCGAGATAAGAGTGATAGGCCTAAAAAGAATCCCCAGTTAAAAGAACGCAAGCTTAATCCTACTAATACTATTGCATATGTACAG ATTTTGGGGACTGGAATGGATACACAAGACACATCGCCTTCAGTCTTGCTCTTCTTTGACAaacaaagatttatttttaatgccgGAGAG GGATTACAAAGATTTTGCACTGAGCATAAAGTAAAGTTATCAAAG ATAGATCACATATTTCTCTCACGGGTCTGCTCAGAAACAGCGGGTGGACTTCCAG GTTTGCTGCTTACTTTGGCTGGCATGGGTGAAGAAGGGTACAGT GTCAAAATCTGGGGACCTTCAGATCTCAATTTTTTAGTTGGTGCAATGAAATCTTTCATTCCACATGCAACTATGGTTCACACTCAGAGCTTTGGACAGTCTCCCATTTCTGATGCTGCTGAAAATGTGACTGCTCCAATTAAAGCTTCAGATCCTATTGTTCTTGTCAAAGATGAGGTTGTCAAAATATCAGCAATTCTCCTACAACCTCATTGCTTACAACAGTCCCAAATAAAGCCTGGTGAAATGTCTGTCTTATATATTTGTGAATTGCCCGAGCTTATGGGAAAATTTGACCCTAAAAAGGCTGCAGCTCTTGGCCTGAAAGCCGGGCCAAAGTATAGCGAGCTACAGCATGGTAAATCAGTGAAGTCAGACCGCCTAGACATCATG GTTCATCCAGCTGATGTAATGGATCCTCCTGTTCCTGGTCCCATTGTCATCCTGGTTGACTGTCCCACAGAATCTCATCTACAGGAATTGTTATCCATAGAATGCCTCAATGGATATTATACAGATGTATCAAGTCACCTAACAGAGAGTACTAAGATGGTAAACTGTGTCATTCATTTAAGTCCTGCTTCTGTTGTAAGCAGTCCCAACTACCAGAAGTGGATGAAGAAATTTGGTTCAGCGCAGCATATTATGGCTGGACATGGAAA GAAGACTCTTGAGGTTCCAATTCTAAAATCAAGTGCAAGAGTTACATCACGACTTAATTACTTATGCCCACAGTTCTTTCCAGCTTCAGGTTTCTTGTCTCTTCAGCACCTTAATTACTCAACATCAGATGATATTAGTTCAAGTGAG ggTCCCACTTTGAAGATCTGTGAAAGTATTCCTGCTGAAAATCTCTTAAAG TTCACATTGCGCCCTTATGCTCAACTGGGACTGGACAGATCACATATTCCAACTCCAATGGGTCAGTCTCAAGTAGTTGATGAGCTTCATTTAGAAATTCCAGAGATTGCTGATGCTGCACAACATGTCAGAGAGTTTTGGCAGGAGCTTAAAGAAAGTAGAGAGGTATTACCTACTTCAAATGATAATGGTGTTATGATTGAAGAACCATGGTTGACGGAAGATACCCTGCCTGGTTGTTTGGAGAACATAAGGAGAGATGACCTTGAAATTGTTCTTCTTGGTACGGGTTCATCTCAGCCTTCTAAGTATCGTAATGTTAGCTCTGTCTATATCAATCTTTTCTCCAAAGGAAGCTTGCTCTTGGATTGCGGAGAAGGGACCCTTGGCCAACTGAAAAGAAG ATATGGTGTAGATGGTGCAGACAAGGCTATTAGAAATCTAAAATGTGTTTGGATCTCTCATATTCATGCTGATCACCACACGGGTTTGGCGAGAGTGCTTGCTTTGAGACGTGGTTTATTGAAAGGAGTGCCTCACGAACCATTACTGGTTATAGGACCGAGACAGCTTAAGCGATATTTAGATGCATATCAAAGACTTGAAGATCTTGATATGCAGTTCCTTGATTGTAGGAGTACCACAAAAGCTTCATGGGATACTTTCGTGAGGGATGGTGCATCAAATAATGATGGATCATCTCCACAAAGTCCAAGGCATTCAAATGCCAAAAATGAAAGCATGCAAGAAATTAATCAGACTCTGTTTGCTAAAGGTAGTCGTATGCAGAGCTATTTGTGGCAACCAGGCAGTCCAGTTGATCATTCTGCAGCTTATCCATTCCTAAAGAGCTTGAAGAAAATGCTAGGTGAAGCAGGATTAGAGGCTTTGATTAGTTTTCCTGTTGTGCACTGTCCCCAGGCGTTTGGCATTGTCTTGGAAGCTGCAGAGCGTGTCAACAGTGTCGGAAAAGTGATCCCAGGATGGAAGATTGTGTACTCCGGTGACACTAGGCCCTGTCCAGAACTGGTAGATGCATGTCGTGGAGCAACAGTTCTCATACACGAG GCAACTTTTGAGGATGGTTTGGTTGATGAGGCCATCGCTAGAAACCACAGCACAACCAAGGAAGCCATTGAAGTGGGGAACTCCGCTGGTGCTTATCGCATCGTCCTAACCCATTTCAGCCAAAGATACCCGAAAATTCCTGTATTTGATGAGACACACATGCACAAGACATGCATTGCTTTCGACATGATGAGTATTAACATAGCAGATTTGCCAGTGCTTCCCAAAGTTCTTCCATATCTTAAATTGCTTTTCAGAAATGAGGTAGCAGTTGATGAGTCGGATGATATCCTAGATGCTTTGGTGTAA